Proteins from one Ipomoea triloba cultivar NCNSP0323 chromosome 1, ASM357664v1 genomic window:
- the LOC116021147 gene encoding pentatricopeptide repeat-containing protein At2g02980, chloroplastic: MTAVSVPSITVMPFPNSDFCTSKDPKHPAHPIHLLPKCNSLKEVMQIQAYSIKTHFQDDSFIINKLISSCTVSPTPASMHHAQLLFDRMPHPDIVLFNYMARGYSRSDTPLQALVLFSRIISSGIGPDLYTFPSLLKACANAQALVAGKQLHCLVVKYGLNYDMYVCPALMNMYIECGNVESARWIFDRILEPCVVTYNAMILGYVRSSEPTQALLLFRELQEKEIEPTEVTILGVLSSCALLGALEFGKWIHEYVKKNGFDQSVKVNTSLIDMYTKCASLEDAVSVFRSMDYRDTQAWSTMIMGYAIHGQVHNAISMFEEMQEAQVQPDGLTFLGLLYACNHAGKVEEGFRFFNVMKEKCRIVPGIKHYGCMLDLLGRAGCLNDAFEFLKELPIKPTPLLWRTLLAACNSHGNVKLGKLVLERIFEMDDSQSGDYVIFANMCARAGEWEDAIHIRKLMKEKGVRKVPGCSSIEVNNVVYEFFSGDGSQVDYKELHRAVEKLMVKLKEVGYTPDTSLVFHHAMEDDEKEATLRYHSEKLAVTFGLLNTPPGKTIRVVKNLRICRDCHSAVKLISLLSERHIVVRDVQRFHHFRDGKCSCGDYW, from the coding sequence ATGACGGCGGTTTCAGTTCCATCGATAACAGTTATGCCATTTCCCAACTCAGATTTTTGCACATCAAAAGACCCCAAACATCCAGCTCACCCAATTCATCTTCTACCCAAATGCAATTCTCTGAAAGAGGTTATGCAAATTCAAGCCTATTCAATCAAAACCCACTTTCAAGATGACAGTTTTATCATCAACAAGCTCATAAGTTCCTGCACAGTTAGCCCCACACCGGCCTCCATGCATCATGCCCAACTCCTGTTCGACAGAATGCCTCACCCAGATATTGTTCTCTTCAACTACATGGCCCGTGGCTATTCCCGCAGTGATACCCCATTACAGGCGCTAGTGCTGTTCTCAAGAATCATAAGTTCTGGGATTGGCCCGGATTTGTACACCTTCCCTTCCCTACTTAAGGCATGTGCCAATGCCCAAGCTTTGGTAGCAGGGAAGCAATTGCATTGCCTAGTGGTAAAATATGGGCTCAACTACGATATGTATGTTTGCCCTGCACTAATGAATATGTACATTGAGTGTGGCAATGTGGAATCAGCCCGTTGGATATTTGATAGGATACTAGAACCCTGTGTGGTGACATATAATGCCATGATATTGGGTTATGTAAGAAGTAGTGAACCAACTCAGGCTTTGCTGTTGTTTCGCGAATTGCAGGAGAAGGAAATTGAGCCTACTGAGGTTACCATTCTAGGTGTTCTTTCTTCTTGTGCTTTACTTGGAGCACTGGAATTTGGTAAGTGGATACATGAGTATGTGAAGAAGAACGGTTTTGATCAATCTGTGAAGGTGAACACTTCACTTATTGATATGTATACAAAATGTGCGAGTTTGGAGGATGCGGTTTCCGTTTTCAGGAGCATGGATTATAGGGACACTCAAGCATGGTCAACAATGATAATGGGTTATGCTATTCATGGCcaggttcacaatgcaatatccATGTTTGAAGAGATGCAAGAGGCTCAAGTTCAACCCGATGGACTTACATTTTTGGGTCTATTATATGCCTGCAACCATGCTGGAAAGGTTGAAGAGGGTTTCAGATTCTTCAATGTCATGAAAGAGAAGTGCAGGATTGTTCCAGGAATCAAGCACTATGGATGCATGTTGGATTTACTAGGTCGAGCTGGATGCTTAAATGATGCTTTCGAGTTTCTAAAAGAATTGCCAATCAAGCCCACGCCTTTGCTTTGGAGGACGTTGCTAGCTGCTTGCAACAGTCATGGTAATGTGAAACTGGGGAAGCTAGTACTCGAGCGAATCTTTGAAATGGACGATTCTCAAAGTGGAGACTACGTGATCTTTGCTAACATGTGCGCACGAGCAGGGGAATGGGAAGACGCGATTCATATCAGAAAATTGATGAAAGAAAAAGGGGTGAGAAAGGTGCCTGGTTGTAGTTCAATTGAAGTCAACAATGTGGTGTATGAATTCTTTTCTGGAGATGGCTCACAAGTAGATTATAAAGAGCTTCACCGAGCAGTCGAAAAGTTAATGGTGAAACTGAAGGAAGTTGGATATACTCCTGACACTTCCTTAGTATTTCATCATGCCATGGAAGATGATGAGAAAGAAGCTACCCTGAGGTACCACAGTGAAAAATTGGCTGTAACTTTTGGACTCCTTAATACTCCTCCAGGAAAAACAATCCGAGTTGTTAAAAACCTTAGAATTTGTAGGGATTGCCATTCAGCTGTTAAGCTCATATCCCTGCTCTCTGAAAGGCATATTGTTGTCAGAGATGTGCAGAGGTTTCATCATTTCAGAGATGGAAAATGTTCTTGTGGGGATTACTGGTAA